A part of Heliangelus exortis chromosome 3, bHelExo1.hap1, whole genome shotgun sequence genomic DNA contains:
- the SLC17A5 gene encoding sialin isoform X2 yields the protein MPLKTELTVDVGLKTTDQVPACCSARYNLALLACFGFFLLYALRVNLSVALVDMVEPNTSLAKNTTSNVCPEHSSTRNVPRNTTGEKYSWDADTQGWILGSFFYGYIITQIPGGYLASKIGGKLLLGFGIFGTSIFTLLTPLAANLGVGYLIAVRALEGLGEGVTFPAMHSLWSSWAPPLERSKLLSISYAGAQLGTVVSLPLSGLICYYMSWVYVFYIFGALGVLWFFFWMWLVSDTPETHRSISQAEREYILSSLKDQLSTQKSVPWRPILESLPLWAIVVAHFSYNWTFYTLLTLLPTYMKEILQFDAQENGFLSALPYFGCWLCIILSGQIADHLREKQNLSTVCVRKCFTLIGMIGPAVFLVAAGFTGCNYALAVAFLTISTTLGGFCTSGYSINHLDIAPSYAGILLGITNSFATIPGMVGPVIAKNLTHNNTVEEWQTVFYIAASINLFGAIFFALFASGEVQDWAVSAHHLHRN from the exons TCCCTGCGTGCTGCTCAGCTCGCTACAACCTCGCCCTGCTCgcctgttttgggtttttcctgctGTACGCGTTACGTGTCAACCTAAGCGTTGCTCTGGTGGATATGGTAGAACCCAATACAAGCTTAGCCAAGAATACAACTTCCAATGTGTGTCCAGAGCATTCCTCCACCAGAAATGTTCCTCGCAACACCACG ggGGAAAAGTATTCTTGGGATGCTGATACTCAGGGATGGATCCTTGGTTCTTTTTTCTATGGCTATATCATTACTCAGATTCCAGGAGGATATCTTGCAAGCAAAATTGGAGGGAAGCTTTTACTGGGGTTTGGCATCTTTGGTACCTCTATATTCACCTTGCTCACCCCCTTAGCTGCAAATTTGGGAGTTGGCTACCTTATAGCTGTCAGAGCCTTGGAAGGACTGGGAGAG GGTGTTACATTCCCAGCTATGCATTCGCTGTGGTCTTCTTGGGCACCTCCACTGGAACGCAGCAAACTCCTCAGTATTTCATATGCAG GTGCACAGCTGGGAACTGTTGTCTCTCTGCCACTATCTGGTTTAATTTGCTACTATATGAGCTGGGTTTACGTGTTTTACATATTTg GTGCACTTGGAGTACTATGGTTCTTCTTCTGGATGTGGTTGGTTAGTGACACACCAGAAACTCACAGGAGCATCTCACAGGCTGAAAGAGAATATATACTCTCTTCTCTAAAAGATCAG CTTTCTACACAGAAATCTGTTCCATGGAGGCCTATATTGGAGTCCCTTCCACTCTGGGCTATCGTTGTGGCACACTTCTCTTATAATTGGACTTTCTATACACTTCTTACACTCTTGCCCACGTACATGAAGGAGATCTTGCAATTTGATGCACAGGAg AATGGATTTTTATCTGCCCTACCTTATTTTGGCTGCTGGTTATGTATAATTCTGTCTGGGCAAATTGCTGATCATTTACGGGAAAAGCAGAACCTGTCCACCGTTTGTGTGCGTAAATGTTTTACCCTGATAG GAATGATTGGACCTGCAGTGTTCTTAGTAGCAGCTGGGTTCACAGGCTGCAACTACGCACTGGCTGTGGCATTCCTGACCATCTCAACAACCCTAGGAGGATTTTGTACATCTGGGTACAGCATCAACCATCTGGACATAGCACCTTC ATATGCTGGAATTCTTCTTGGGATCACTAATTCTTTTGCTACTATCCCAGGAATGGTGGGTCCAGTTATTGCCAAAAACCTCACTCATAAT AATACTGTGGAAGAATGGCAGACTGTTTTCTATATCGCTGCTTCTATCAATCTATTTGGAGCCATTTTCTTTGCATTATTTGCAAGTGGAGAGGTTCAGGACTGGGCAGTCAGTGCACATCACTTGCACAGAAACTGA
- the SLC17A5 gene encoding sialin isoform X1: METEEGEDCTPLLKESQPGTVPACCSARYNLALLACFGFFLLYALRVNLSVALVDMVEPNTSLAKNTTSNVCPEHSSTRNVPRNTTGEKYSWDADTQGWILGSFFYGYIITQIPGGYLASKIGGKLLLGFGIFGTSIFTLLTPLAANLGVGYLIAVRALEGLGEGVTFPAMHSLWSSWAPPLERSKLLSISYAGAQLGTVVSLPLSGLICYYMSWVYVFYIFGALGVLWFFFWMWLVSDTPETHRSISQAEREYILSSLKDQLSTQKSVPWRPILESLPLWAIVVAHFSYNWTFYTLLTLLPTYMKEILQFDAQENGFLSALPYFGCWLCIILSGQIADHLREKQNLSTVCVRKCFTLIGMIGPAVFLVAAGFTGCNYALAVAFLTISTTLGGFCTSGYSINHLDIAPSYAGILLGITNSFATIPGMVGPVIAKNLTHNNTVEEWQTVFYIAASINLFGAIFFALFASGEVQDWAVSAHHLHRN; this comes from the exons TCCCTGCGTGCTGCTCAGCTCGCTACAACCTCGCCCTGCTCgcctgttttgggtttttcctgctGTACGCGTTACGTGTCAACCTAAGCGTTGCTCTGGTGGATATGGTAGAACCCAATACAAGCTTAGCCAAGAATACAACTTCCAATGTGTGTCCAGAGCATTCCTCCACCAGAAATGTTCCTCGCAACACCACG ggGGAAAAGTATTCTTGGGATGCTGATACTCAGGGATGGATCCTTGGTTCTTTTTTCTATGGCTATATCATTACTCAGATTCCAGGAGGATATCTTGCAAGCAAAATTGGAGGGAAGCTTTTACTGGGGTTTGGCATCTTTGGTACCTCTATATTCACCTTGCTCACCCCCTTAGCTGCAAATTTGGGAGTTGGCTACCTTATAGCTGTCAGAGCCTTGGAAGGACTGGGAGAG GGTGTTACATTCCCAGCTATGCATTCGCTGTGGTCTTCTTGGGCACCTCCACTGGAACGCAGCAAACTCCTCAGTATTTCATATGCAG GTGCACAGCTGGGAACTGTTGTCTCTCTGCCACTATCTGGTTTAATTTGCTACTATATGAGCTGGGTTTACGTGTTTTACATATTTg GTGCACTTGGAGTACTATGGTTCTTCTTCTGGATGTGGTTGGTTAGTGACACACCAGAAACTCACAGGAGCATCTCACAGGCTGAAAGAGAATATATACTCTCTTCTCTAAAAGATCAG CTTTCTACACAGAAATCTGTTCCATGGAGGCCTATATTGGAGTCCCTTCCACTCTGGGCTATCGTTGTGGCACACTTCTCTTATAATTGGACTTTCTATACACTTCTTACACTCTTGCCCACGTACATGAAGGAGATCTTGCAATTTGATGCACAGGAg AATGGATTTTTATCTGCCCTACCTTATTTTGGCTGCTGGTTATGTATAATTCTGTCTGGGCAAATTGCTGATCATTTACGGGAAAAGCAGAACCTGTCCACCGTTTGTGTGCGTAAATGTTTTACCCTGATAG GAATGATTGGACCTGCAGTGTTCTTAGTAGCAGCTGGGTTCACAGGCTGCAACTACGCACTGGCTGTGGCATTCCTGACCATCTCAACAACCCTAGGAGGATTTTGTACATCTGGGTACAGCATCAACCATCTGGACATAGCACCTTC ATATGCTGGAATTCTTCTTGGGATCACTAATTCTTTTGCTACTATCCCAGGAATGGTGGGTCCAGTTATTGCCAAAAACCTCACTCATAAT AATACTGTGGAAGAATGGCAGACTGTTTTCTATATCGCTGCTTCTATCAATCTATTTGGAGCCATTTTCTTTGCATTATTTGCAAGTGGAGAGGTTCAGGACTGGGCAGTCAGTGCACATCACTTGCACAGAAACTGA
- the SLC17A5 gene encoding sialin isoform X4, protein METEEGEDCTPLLKESQPGTVPACCSARYNLALLACFGFFLLYALRVNLSVALVDMVEPNTSLAKNTTSNVCPEHSSTRNVPRNTTIPGGYLASKIGGKLLLGFGIFGTSIFTLLTPLAANLGVGYLIAVRALEGLGEGVTFPAMHSLWSSWAPPLERSKLLSISYAGAQLGTVVSLPLSGLICYYMSWVYVFYIFGALGVLWFFFWMWLVSDTPETHRSISQAEREYILSSLKDQLSTQKSVPWRPILESLPLWAIVVAHFSYNWTFYTLLTLLPTYMKEILQFDAQENGFLSALPYFGCWLCIILSGQIADHLREKQNLSTVCVRKCFTLIGMIGPAVFLVAAGFTGCNYALAVAFLTISTTLGGFCTSGYSINHLDIAPSYAGILLGITNSFATIPGMVGPVIAKNLTHNNTVEEWQTVFYIAASINLFGAIFFALFASGEVQDWAVSAHHLHRN, encoded by the exons TCCCTGCGTGCTGCTCAGCTCGCTACAACCTCGCCCTGCTCgcctgttttgggtttttcctgctGTACGCGTTACGTGTCAACCTAAGCGTTGCTCTGGTGGATATGGTAGAACCCAATACAAGCTTAGCCAAGAATACAACTTCCAATGTGTGTCCAGAGCATTCCTCCACCAGAAATGTTCCTCGCAACACCACG ATTCCAGGAGGATATCTTGCAAGCAAAATTGGAGGGAAGCTTTTACTGGGGTTTGGCATCTTTGGTACCTCTATATTCACCTTGCTCACCCCCTTAGCTGCAAATTTGGGAGTTGGCTACCTTATAGCTGTCAGAGCCTTGGAAGGACTGGGAGAG GGTGTTACATTCCCAGCTATGCATTCGCTGTGGTCTTCTTGGGCACCTCCACTGGAACGCAGCAAACTCCTCAGTATTTCATATGCAG GTGCACAGCTGGGAACTGTTGTCTCTCTGCCACTATCTGGTTTAATTTGCTACTATATGAGCTGGGTTTACGTGTTTTACATATTTg GTGCACTTGGAGTACTATGGTTCTTCTTCTGGATGTGGTTGGTTAGTGACACACCAGAAACTCACAGGAGCATCTCACAGGCTGAAAGAGAATATATACTCTCTTCTCTAAAAGATCAG CTTTCTACACAGAAATCTGTTCCATGGAGGCCTATATTGGAGTCCCTTCCACTCTGGGCTATCGTTGTGGCACACTTCTCTTATAATTGGACTTTCTATACACTTCTTACACTCTTGCCCACGTACATGAAGGAGATCTTGCAATTTGATGCACAGGAg AATGGATTTTTATCTGCCCTACCTTATTTTGGCTGCTGGTTATGTATAATTCTGTCTGGGCAAATTGCTGATCATTTACGGGAAAAGCAGAACCTGTCCACCGTTTGTGTGCGTAAATGTTTTACCCTGATAG GAATGATTGGACCTGCAGTGTTCTTAGTAGCAGCTGGGTTCACAGGCTGCAACTACGCACTGGCTGTGGCATTCCTGACCATCTCAACAACCCTAGGAGGATTTTGTACATCTGGGTACAGCATCAACCATCTGGACATAGCACCTTC ATATGCTGGAATTCTTCTTGGGATCACTAATTCTTTTGCTACTATCCCAGGAATGGTGGGTCCAGTTATTGCCAAAAACCTCACTCATAAT AATACTGTGGAAGAATGGCAGACTGTTTTCTATATCGCTGCTTCTATCAATCTATTTGGAGCCATTTTCTTTGCATTATTTGCAAGTGGAGAGGTTCAGGACTGGGCAGTCAGTGCACATCACTTGCACAGAAACTGA
- the SLC17A5 gene encoding sialin isoform X3, with protein sequence METEEGEDCTPLLKESQPGTVPACCSARYNLALLACFGFFLLYALRVNLSVALVDMVEPNTSLAKNTTSNVCPEHSSTRNVPRNTTGEKYSWDADTQGWILGSFFYGYIITQIPGGYLASKIGGKLLLGFGIFGTSIFTLLTPLAANLGVGYLIAVRALEGLGEGVTFPAMHSLWSSWAPPLERSKLLSISYAGAQLGTVVSLPLSGLICYYMSWVYVFYIFGALGVLWFFFWMWLVSDTPETHRSISQAEREYILSSLKDQLSTQKSVPWRPILESLPLWAIVVAHFSYNWTFYTLLTLLPTYMKEILQFDAQENGFLSALPYFGCWLCIILSGQIADHLREKQNLSTVCVRKCFTLIGMIGPAVFLVAAGFTGCNYALAVAFLTISTTLGGFCTSGYSINHLDIAPSYAGILLGITNSFATIPGMVGPVIAKNLTHNVRGCAFCSIKTPLIRMSTWNEGNWFKTRFCPLS encoded by the exons TCCCTGCGTGCTGCTCAGCTCGCTACAACCTCGCCCTGCTCgcctgttttgggtttttcctgctGTACGCGTTACGTGTCAACCTAAGCGTTGCTCTGGTGGATATGGTAGAACCCAATACAAGCTTAGCCAAGAATACAACTTCCAATGTGTGTCCAGAGCATTCCTCCACCAGAAATGTTCCTCGCAACACCACG ggGGAAAAGTATTCTTGGGATGCTGATACTCAGGGATGGATCCTTGGTTCTTTTTTCTATGGCTATATCATTACTCAGATTCCAGGAGGATATCTTGCAAGCAAAATTGGAGGGAAGCTTTTACTGGGGTTTGGCATCTTTGGTACCTCTATATTCACCTTGCTCACCCCCTTAGCTGCAAATTTGGGAGTTGGCTACCTTATAGCTGTCAGAGCCTTGGAAGGACTGGGAGAG GGTGTTACATTCCCAGCTATGCATTCGCTGTGGTCTTCTTGGGCACCTCCACTGGAACGCAGCAAACTCCTCAGTATTTCATATGCAG GTGCACAGCTGGGAACTGTTGTCTCTCTGCCACTATCTGGTTTAATTTGCTACTATATGAGCTGGGTTTACGTGTTTTACATATTTg GTGCACTTGGAGTACTATGGTTCTTCTTCTGGATGTGGTTGGTTAGTGACACACCAGAAACTCACAGGAGCATCTCACAGGCTGAAAGAGAATATATACTCTCTTCTCTAAAAGATCAG CTTTCTACACAGAAATCTGTTCCATGGAGGCCTATATTGGAGTCCCTTCCACTCTGGGCTATCGTTGTGGCACACTTCTCTTATAATTGGACTTTCTATACACTTCTTACACTCTTGCCCACGTACATGAAGGAGATCTTGCAATTTGATGCACAGGAg AATGGATTTTTATCTGCCCTACCTTATTTTGGCTGCTGGTTATGTATAATTCTGTCTGGGCAAATTGCTGATCATTTACGGGAAAAGCAGAACCTGTCCACCGTTTGTGTGCGTAAATGTTTTACCCTGATAG GAATGATTGGACCTGCAGTGTTCTTAGTAGCAGCTGGGTTCACAGGCTGCAACTACGCACTGGCTGTGGCATTCCTGACCATCTCAACAACCCTAGGAGGATTTTGTACATCTGGGTACAGCATCAACCATCTGGACATAGCACCTTC ATATGCTGGAATTCTTCTTGGGATCACTAATTCTTTTGCTACTATCCCAGGAATGGTGGGTCCAGTTATTGCCAAAAACCTCACTCATAAT GTAAGAGGTTGTGCTTTCTGTTCCATCAAGACCCCTCTAATTAGGATGTCCACCTGGAATGAGGGAAATTGGTTCAAAACCAGATTTTGCCCACTGAGTTGA